The Lysobacter helvus nucleotide sequence CGTGCGTTTCACCGCCCGTTACGAGTTCTGATAGCCCTGCAGTCGCGTGACACGAGCCGCCGGCGCAAGCCGGCGGCTTTTTTTGTGCGCACGGATGAGCTTCGGGCCGGGCATGCGGCCCCGGCACACGACCGTTCGTCGGCGCGCCGGGGGCGTCGAAATGTGACAGTCGTTCCGGAATTTCCAGCAAATTCCGACACTTGCCGACACGGAACCCGCGATCCCCCGGTTGGACCCTTCGTGACTAGTTCGTGCGGGACTGGTTAAGGAATCGTTGGCCCTCTAAGTTCCGCGCCATCGGGCCCCCCACCGGCCCTCGCACTTTCTTCTCTGGGTCCAACTGCAGGAGGGAATTGCCATGGCGAACCAAGCAATCGCAAGGCGCTTCAAGCGCAGCACGCTCGCGGCCGCACTCGGCCTGTGCTTCATCGGCGGAGTGCAGGCACAGACCAACACGGCCGGCGCCGTGGGTGGCCAGGCCACGGCCGGCGACAGCATCACCATCGCCAACCCCGCGACGGGGTTCTCGCGCACCATCACCGTCGGCTCCGACGGCACCTACCGTTTCGCGCAGTTGCCCATCGGCCAGTACACCGTCACGCGCAACGGCGGCACGCCGCGCAACGTCACCGTCAACGTCGGTACCTCGGCGAACGTCGACTTCGTCTCCAGCGCCGCCACCGGCGCGCAGGACCTGGGCACCGTCACCGTCGTCGGCAACGCGGTGAATCCCATCGACGTGGCCTCGGTGGAATCGACCACCATCCTCACTGCGGAACAGATCGCGAAGATCCCGGTCCCGCGCGACACCACCAGCGTCGCGCTGCTCGCGCCCGGCACGGTGCGCGGCGACGCGGCCTTCGGCAACCTCGCGTCGTTCGGCGGCGCGTCGGTCGCTGAGAACGCGTACTTCATCAACGGCTTCAACATCACCAACTCGTTCCGCAACCTCAACTTCGCGCAGGTGCCGTTCGAGGCCATCGCCGAACAGCAGATCAAGACCGGCGGCTACGGCGCCGAGTTCGGCCGTTCGCTCGGCGGCGTGGTCAACCAGATCACCAAGCGCGGCACGAACGATTTCCACGCGGGCGGCAACGTGTTCTGGGCGCCCGACAGCCTGCGCTCGGAGGTCAAGAGCGCCTACCTCGCCAACCCGCTCACGCCGGGCGCGTTCGGTTCGTTGCGTTCGGACAACCACGAGGATTCGTTCGAAGAGTGGCGCGCGAACGTCTGGGCCAGCGGCGCGCTGATCAAGGATCGCCTGTTCGCGTACGGCCTGCTGTCGTACGGCCACCAGGACGCGGACACCTGGGGCAACGTGACGTCGACGCAGAACAGCAGCGACAGCATCAAGATCCCGACCTGGCTGCTGAAGCTGGACTGGAACATCACCGACAGCCACATCCTCGAGTTCACCGCGTTCTCGGACAAGATCAAGACCGACAGCGACGTCTACGCCAACCGTCCCGGCGTGGTCGAGCGCCTCAACCTGATCGGCACCGACTTCCGCGAGCAGGGTGGCGACAACTACATCCTCAAGTACACCGGCTACCTCACCGACAGCTTCACGCTGTCGGCGCTGGCCGGCTACGGCAAGTTCGCGCGCAGCCAGCACCTGCGCACGGCGGCCGGGCTGCCGGTGGAGTACACCGGCGACATCAACAGCATCGCCACCGGTTGCCCGCTGATCACCGACGCGCGCCCCGAATACCGCCGCAACATCACCGGCGTGTATTCGAGCACCTGCAACATCACGGGCAGTTCCGCCACCGGCGGCACGATCGAGCGCACCGACTCGGGCGATACGCGCAAGCAGTTCCGCCTCGACGCCGAATGGCAACTGGGCGACCACCTGCTGCGCTTCGGCTACGACCGCGACGACTTCACCTCGAAGGCGGGCGTGGCGTTCGAAGGCGGCTTCCAGTGGCGCTACACGACGACCGATCCGGACGGCATCGAGAACACGGGCGACGAGTTCGACATCGTGCGCCAACAGTTCTTCCAGCAGGGCGCGACGGTCGAGGTGAAGCAGCACGCGTACTACATCCAGGACAGCTGGAACGTCACGGACAACTTCATCGCCTACCTCGGCGGACGTTGGGACACGTTCGAGAACCTCAACGGCGCCGGCGAAAGCTACGTCAAGATCAACAACCAGTTCGGCCCGCGCCTGGGCTTCTCGTGGGATGTGTTCGGCGACTCGACGTTCAAGGTGTTCGGCAACGCCGGCCGCTACGCGTTGCCGCTCACGCCCAGCGTCGCCGTGCGCGGCGCGAGCGCATCGCTCTTCAGCCGCGAGCTGTTCGACTTCGACCAGACGGTGGATCCGGTCACCGGCGCACCGATCAACCCGGTGGCGCAGCCTGGTACGTTCCGCTACCTCAACAGCGAAGACGGCCGCGGCAAGAACCCGCTGACGATCGCCTCGCAGAACCTCGATCCGATGTACCAGGACGAGTACATCCTGGGCTTCCAGAAAGCCATCAACGAGCACTTCTCGCTCGGCGTGCGCGGCATCTTCCGCGACCTGAAGCAGGCGATCGACGACAACTGCGACTACACCGCGATCTACGAGCAGGCGGTGGCGCAGGGACTCACGCCGCTGCTGCCGAACCCCGGCTTCCCGTATTGCCGCATGTTCAACCCGGGCAAGGACGCGGTGTTCGTCACCGACGTGGAAGGCGACGGCGTGCTGCGCACGTACAACGTGCCGGGCGCGCGGTTGTCGCCGCAGGCCAAGCGCACGTATTCGGCGATCGAGTTCTTCGCCGACGGCAACTGGGACAAGTTCTTCCTGCAGGGGTCGTACACCTACGCCAAGAGCAAGGGCAACACCGAAGGCGGCGTGAAGTCCGACATCGGGCAGAACGACACCAGCGTGACGCAGGACTTCGACTACCTCGAACTGACGACCGATACGTACGGCTACCTGCCGAACGATCGTCGCCACACGCTGAAGCTGTTCGGCAACTACCAGTTCACGGACGAGTGGTCGGTGGGTGCGAACCTGCTCGTGCAGTCGGGCCGTCCGCTCAACTGCATCGGCGTGCTCGATCGCGATCCCACGCGCGCGCCGGGCGCACCGCCGAACGTCGATACGTACGATCCGCATCCGTACGACGCGGCGTTCATGCGCTGCAACAACCTGCCGGTGCCACGCGGTACGCGCGGCCGCCTGCCCTGGACGACGAACATCGACCTCAACCTGGCCTACAAGCCGGGCTGGGCGCCTGGCCTGCAGCTCAAGATGGACGTCTTCAACGTCATGAACTCGCAGAAGGTGACGTCGGTGATCGAACAGGCCGAAGTGCCCGAGTCGGGCCTGCCCTCGGAGCTCTACCTGCTGCCCGCCAGCTTCCAGGCACCGCGGACGGTGCGCTTCATGGTGCAGTACGACTTCTGAGCGATCCGACGAACGGAGTTGGGAAAAGATGGCCGCCGCGAGGCGGCCATCTTCTTTAATGCGGCCATCACGGCCAATTAACGCTTCCTTCCGATGAAAAATTCCCCCGGATGCGGTTGCGTTCCCTTGGGGATCAACAAGTTAGCAATTCCGCAATGCAGCACGGATTTCTCTGCATTAAACGCGGATCAGGTACTTGTTAAGGATTTGTTCTATCTCTATAGTCG carries:
- a CDS encoding TonB-dependent receptor is translated as MANQAIARRFKRSTLAAALGLCFIGGVQAQTNTAGAVGGQATAGDSITIANPATGFSRTITVGSDGTYRFAQLPIGQYTVTRNGGTPRNVTVNVGTSANVDFVSSAATGAQDLGTVTVVGNAVNPIDVASVESTTILTAEQIAKIPVPRDTTSVALLAPGTVRGDAAFGNLASFGGASVAENAYFINGFNITNSFRNLNFAQVPFEAIAEQQIKTGGYGAEFGRSLGGVVNQITKRGTNDFHAGGNVFWAPDSLRSEVKSAYLANPLTPGAFGSLRSDNHEDSFEEWRANVWASGALIKDRLFAYGLLSYGHQDADTWGNVTSTQNSSDSIKIPTWLLKLDWNITDSHILEFTAFSDKIKTDSDVYANRPGVVERLNLIGTDFREQGGDNYILKYTGYLTDSFTLSALAGYGKFARSQHLRTAAGLPVEYTGDINSIATGCPLITDARPEYRRNITGVYSSTCNITGSSATGGTIERTDSGDTRKQFRLDAEWQLGDHLLRFGYDRDDFTSKAGVAFEGGFQWRYTTTDPDGIENTGDEFDIVRQQFFQQGATVEVKQHAYYIQDSWNVTDNFIAYLGGRWDTFENLNGAGESYVKINNQFGPRLGFSWDVFGDSTFKVFGNAGRYALPLTPSVAVRGASASLFSRELFDFDQTVDPVTGAPINPVAQPGTFRYLNSEDGRGKNPLTIASQNLDPMYQDEYILGFQKAINEHFSLGVRGIFRDLKQAIDDNCDYTAIYEQAVAQGLTPLLPNPGFPYCRMFNPGKDAVFVTDVEGDGVLRTYNVPGARLSPQAKRTYSAIEFFADGNWDKFFLQGSYTYAKSKGNTEGGVKSDIGQNDTSVTQDFDYLELTTDTYGYLPNDRRHTLKLFGNYQFTDEWSVGANLLVQSGRPLNCIGVLDRDPTRAPGAPPNVDTYDPHPYDAAFMRCNNLPVPRGTRGRLPWTTNIDLNLAYKPGWAPGLQLKMDVFNVMNSQKVTSVIEQAEVPESGLPSELYLLPASFQAPRTVRFMVQYDF